The following are from one region of the Candidatus Manganitrophaceae bacterium genome:
- a CDS encoding glycosyltransferase family 1 protein — protein sequence MKKTVLLDLGKLKDLCCGLGQVSHQLGMKLDGYDDEDIKIKFLLPHGFSRVFKAESEPLSLRRRYFPFICKKYDLWHAIHQDSAYFPSSRSAPYVLTIQDLNFLEEKSRSKARKRLKRLQQKVSRASVVTVASKYTEQIVRKNLNLKRGNQEIPVFTVYQGIDLSVSPQKKINFSLSGKFLFTIGTILDKKNFGVLINFLKRLPDYQLVIAGRKDTEYARMIEKKVEALGLGGRVILPGMISEEEKRWLYRYCEAFVFPSKYEGFGMPVLEAMYFGKPVFLSTWSSLPEIGGEYAYYWKDFSPETMEKVFLMKMAEFRANPNRSKEIKEYAERFNWDNTVGAYLKIYKDVLAGKSYR from the coding sequence ATGAAAAAAACTGTTTTATTAGATCTTGGAAAGCTGAAGGATTTGTGTTGCGGACTCGGTCAGGTTTCTCACCAATTAGGAATGAAACTTGATGGATATGATGACGAAGATATAAAAATAAAATTTTTGTTGCCTCATGGGTTTAGTCGAGTCTTTAAAGCTGAATCCGAGCCGCTTTCGCTGAGACGCAGATATTTCCCATTTATTTGCAAAAAATATGATCTATGGCATGCCATACATCAAGATTCTGCATATTTCCCTTCCAGTCGATCGGCTCCCTATGTTCTAACGATTCAAGATTTAAATTTTTTAGAGGAAAAAAGCCGAAGCAAGGCTCGTAAGAGACTGAAGAGATTACAACAAAAGGTATCGAGAGCCTCTGTCGTCACTGTCGCTTCCAAATACACAGAACAGATTGTTCGGAAGAATCTCAACTTAAAAAGGGGCAATCAAGAGATCCCCGTCTTTACGGTTTATCAAGGGATCGATTTATCTGTAAGCCCGCAGAAAAAAATAAATTTTTCTCTTTCGGGTAAATTCTTATTTACTATTGGGACAATTTTAGACAAAAAAAATTTTGGCGTCCTGATCAATTTCTTGAAGCGTTTACCGGACTATCAATTGGTTATTGCAGGCCGGAAGGATACAGAGTACGCGAGGATGATCGAAAAAAAAGTTGAAGCACTCGGGTTGGGAGGACGCGTTATTCTTCCTGGAATGATAAGTGAAGAGGAGAAAAGATGGCTTTATCGTTATTGTGAAGCCTTTGTTTTTCCCTCGAAATATGAGGGCTTTGGTATGCCGGTTCTGGAGGCGATGTATTTTGGGAAGCCGGTCTTTCTCTCAACATGGTCTTCACTTCCTGAAATAGGCGGCGAATATGCTTACTACTGGAAAGATTTTTCCCCTGAAACAATGGAGAAAGTCTTTCTGATGAAAATGGCGGAATTTAGAGCAAATCCCAACCGTTCTAAAGAGATTAAAGAATATGCAGAACGCTTTAATTGGGATAACACCGTAGGTGCCTACTTAAAAATTTATAAGGATGTATTGGCAGGAAAGTCGTACCGATAG